Part of the Lolium rigidum isolate FL_2022 chromosome 6, APGP_CSIRO_Lrig_0.1, whole genome shotgun sequence genome, AGTTGCTTGGGATTTTTTTTCTAGAATAAGCTGTTTGGGATAGAAGACACCTCTAGTCTCCAGAATTATAGCAGTTATATTAGGACACATGAATGTTGTGAATCATTGCATCCTTAACTCGAGGAAACTGATTAACTATTCCACGGGGAAGCTgctcatatgcggtttctttataTCAGTACCGAATCCATGCATTTGATTAGCAAGGGGAGGTAGCCTAAATTGCTGCATGCTTTTCTTCCCTCTGCATCTCATAACTTTGTGCTACCATGGGCTTCTTCTGGAGCTTCCTTCTGTCCTACCCTGAGATCTTCCTAGCCCTCAGCTGCTTCTTCTGCCTCTATCTCTTCCGCCTTGTCCGGCAGTGCCAGAAGAGCGCCATCCCGGTGAACTGGCCTGTTGTTGGCATGCTTCCCTTCCTCGTGAGGAATCTGTACCACATTCATGACAAGGTCACTGATATGCTCCGTGAGGCGGGGTGCACCTTCAGGATCATTGGCCCATGGTTCCTCAACATGAACTTCTTGGCAACCTGCGACCCAGCCACTGTCAACCACTGCTTCAACACCAACTTCCACAACTACCCGAAAGGCAGCGAGTTTGCCGAGATGTTTGACATCCTAGGTGAGGGGCTGCTTGTGGCAGACTCTGAATCCTGGGAGTACCAACGCCGTGTGGCGATGCAAATCTTTGCTAGCCGCGCCTTTCGGTCCTTCTCCATGTCCACCATCACGAGGAAGGCCGGCACAGTCTTGTTACCCTACCTTGATCACATGGCTAAGCATGGCTCGCAGGTTGAGCTGGAGGGTGTCTTCATGAGGTTCTCGCTTGATGTCTCATACTCCACTGTGTTTGCAACTGACCTTGACTGCTTGTCTGTGTCTCGCCCGATCCCTCTGTTTGGCCAAGCCACAAAGGAAGTGGAGGAGGGAATGCTATTCAGGCACGTCGTGCCACCGAGCTTGTGGAAGCTCTTGAGGACGCTCAAAgttgggagcgagaagaagatGGCGAATGCAAGGGTGGTGATTGACCAATTCATCTATGAGGAAATCTCGAAGCGGAAGGCACAAGCAGAGAAGGAAAGCCAAGGAGATGTGCTGTCCATGTACATGAAATGGCCAATGGATCCCAGCATGAGTGAGCAGCAGAAGACCCAGTTCCTGCGCGACACGGTGGTGGGGTTCATCTTCGCTGGGAAGGACCTCGTTGCTGTCACACTCACGTGGTTCTTCTACATGATGTGCAAGCACCCACATGTCGAGGCGAAGATCCTCGAGGAGATCAAGGCCCTGCGGAGCACCACATGGCCAGGGAACCTCTCTGTCTTTGAGTGCGAGACGATCCGTCCTGCTATTTACCTGCAAGCCGCGCTCCTCGAGACACTCAGGTGACACATCATTCAGCTTTGTGTAGCTCCTCCTAACCATCTGACTAACCCATGATTGTACATGTGTTTTAGGCTCTTCCCGGCGACCCCatttgaggagaaggaggccctcAACGATGATGTCCTGCCAAACGGTACCAGGGTCAGCAAGGGCACAAGGATCATCTTCTCGCTCTATGCCATGGGGAGGATCGAAGGGATATGGGGCAAGGACTGCGCAGAGTTCAGACCAGAGCGGTGGGTTTCGAAGAGCGGGCGCCTTCGCCACGAGCCGAGCTACAAGTTCCTGGCCTTCAATTCCGGGCCCAGGAGCTGTCTGGGGAAGGACCTTGGCCTCAACAACATGAAGATCGCAGCTGCTTCCATCATATACAACTTCAAGGTCGAGCTGGTGGAAGGCCATGCTGTGATGCCTGAAAGCTCTGTGATATTGCACACACGGAACGGGATGATGGTTAGGCTcaagagaagggaggcagctgcTTGATTTTTGCTGCCCTTTGTGCATGAAACTAGGTGTGGAATTACGGGGTGGAACGGTTAACTAAAGGCGTGAGCCATCTGTTTGTAGTTTTAAGACACAAAATATTGTAGTGATTGGTCTGATTGTATTTTAGTTATTTTCATGTAAAATTGTATCCATGTATTTACAAagaatatgcatcttatatgaaCATCACTATTCACTGAGTAGTTACTGAAAATTACATTGAACTTTTTTTCTGTTGAATTGACCCTCCTGGTCTCTCTCAGCTTACTACACTGTCCATTTTGAATGATCCATCCAAAAAATTATTCAAACGTAGCTCAACTTAATTCAAGAGATCATGACTGCCTGCTGTATGCCTCCGCGTGGAGCTGATGGCATGATATTATAATTGATCAATTCCGTTACCAATGAAGCACGGTGCACACCTATATATACACCATAAGAGCAGAGAACAAAGAAGCCTGCTTAGTCCATTAAGAACAGAGAATATCTCCATGCCCTTCTTCCCTGTGCATCTCATATCCTTGTGCAGTCATGGGCTCTTTCTGGAGCTTCCTTGTGTCCTACCCTGAGGTATACCTATCCATCAGCTGCTTCTTGTGCATATCCCTCATCCGCCTCATCCGGCGGTGCCAAAAGAGTGACATCCCAGTGAACTGGCCTGTCGTGGGTATGCTTCCCTTCCTCTTGAGGAATATGTACCACATTCATGACAAGGTTGCAGGTTTCCTTCATGAGGCGGGGTGGAACTCCATGGTCTTTGGCCCATGGTTCCTCAACATGAATTTCTTCGTGACCTGCGACCCCGCCACTGCCAACCACTGCCTCAATGCCAACTTCAAGAAGTATCCAAAAGGCAATGACTTTGCCGAGATGCTTGATTTCCTGGGTGGTGCGATCCTTGTGTCGGACTTTGAGTCCTGGGAATATCAGCGTCATATGGTGATGGTCAACCTTGGCTCCCGTGTATTTAGATCCTTCGCCATGTCCACCATCACGAGGAAGGCCAGCACGACCTTGTTACCCTACCTTGATGACATGGCTAAGCTCGGCTCGGAGGTCGAGCTGGAGGGCGTCTTCATGAGGTTCTTTCTTGATGTCACGTACACCAGTGCTTTCGCAACTGACCTTGACTGCTTGTCTATGTCTCGCCCGATCCATGCGTTCGGCCAAGCCACAAAGGAAGTGGAGGAGGGGGTGCTGTTCAGGCACATGATGCCACCGAGCTTGTGGAAGTTCTTGAGGGTGCTCAATgttgggagcgagaagaagatGGCGAATGCAAGGGTGGTGATCGACAGGTTCATCTATGAGGAGATCGCCAAGCGGAAGACAAAGCGGAACAAGGAAAGCCAGGGAGACGTGCTCTCCTTGTTGATGAAGTGGCCCATGGATCCCAGCATGAGCGAGCAGCAGATGACCCTGTTCCGGCGTGACACGGTCATGGCGTTCATCTTCGCCACAAAGGACCTCATTGCTGTGACGCTCACGTGGTTCTTCTACATGATGTGCAAGCACCCGCATGTCGAGGCGAGGATCCTTGAGGAGGTCAAGGCCCTGCAGAGCACTACGTTGCCAGGGAACCTCTCGGTCTTCGAGGGTGACATGCTCCGGCGTGCTATTTACCTCCAAGCTGCGCTCCTGGAGACACTCAGGTGATACAGCTTTTACCTCCTTGATCTAGCTTCTCCCAACCATCTGATCGACTAACCCAGCCACTGGATGAACCGTTTCTTTCAGGCTCTTCCCGGCAGCCCCATTCGAGGAGGTGGAGGCCTGCGCCGACGATGTCCTGCCAAATGGTGCCAGGATAAGCAAGGGTACAAGGATCGTCTTCTCGATCTACGCCATGGGGAGGGCTGAAGGGATATGGGGCAAGGATTGCCTGGAATTCAGGCCGGAGCGGTGGGTATCGAAGAGCGGCGGTCTCCGCCACGTGCCAGGCTACAAGTTCCTCGCCTTCAACTCCGGGCCCAGAAGTTGCGTGGGGAAGAACCTTGCCTTGAGCAACATGAAGATGGTAGCTGCTTCCATCATTTACAACTTCAAGATGGAGCTGGTGGAAGGCCATACCGTGATGCCTCAAAGCTCGATCGTACTGCACACAAGGAACGGGGTCATGGTTAGGCTcaagagaagggaggcagctgcTTGATTTTTACTGCTATCTGTCCTTACATTGCTGGGTTATGAATCCATGCATGGGAGATGGACCATGACATATGCTTGTTGTGTTTGAGATTAGTTGTGTGATGGACAGCTTATTTTTAAGTAAATTTGTTTGCAAATGTTTCATGTAACAATGTACTGTATCAATAAATTCCATTGTATCTTACGTGTATCTACACATAAATAGTGCTTCTGTCCGGTACAGATCTCTCCTTGCAAAGTTGAGTAAGAAAAATAATTCTTGGATCCTGCTCTATTATTTTAATTCAGTTATATGAGAATGGATCTGGATCATCAAATGCCCCAGCTCAGAGGCTATTCATCAAATCATTCGTTTTCTTCGCTTTCAAAGCAAGCGTTGGCTTGCGACACTGATTTTTGGGACGGATTGACTGACGTCTAATAAAAAAGTATATAGATGGCATAAGAGATGCATTACTGATGGAATACGAGAGAGTGAGAGACACATGCTATAAAAATTATACATATATATGCGGCAGATCCAGGATATTTCTGGATGCATTAACTGTTTCAACCACGGGCCCAGAAGCTGCCTGGGGAAGGACCTTGCCTTCAGCAACATGAAGATGGTTGCAGCTGTTTGATTCGTACTGCTATCTGTTCTTACTTTCTTGGGTTGTATATGCACATGAAACTAGATAAGAATCCATGTGGGATGGAATAACTTACAGGTGGCAGACATATGTTTGTTGTGTTTGAGATTGTCACCATGCCATGGGAACAAAATATGTTATGGTGATTGGTCATGTGATAGTCTTTTAATTATTTTTCATGTAAAATTGTACCCATGTATTTATAAACATGCATCTTTTGTGTATCCACCTGTGTTTCTGCCTGGCAGCGAGCTATCACTGTAAAATTGAGCAAGGAAATCAATTCTTGGATGGATATTACCTGAACCTGTTGGATGTTATTCAGTTATTACCTGAGAGTGGATGATACTCGTTCAATCGGATCATCAAATGCCAGCTTCAGAGATTATCCATCAGATCATACGTTCTCTCTGCTCTTAGAAGAAGCATTGACATTGGCCCTACGCCCCTAGGCACGTTTTCCTTGTACCATCAGTATCATCTAGCAAATGTATAGCTACAACATAGCCCGAAGTTGATGATCATCACAGAGTTGTTACTGAAAAGTACATTAAACTTTAGGAAGATGAAAAGGTGTGCTTTAGAGCCTAAAAGAATTCCAAAAAATCACTCATGTACATATAATAATAATATATGCCCCCTTTTTTAGACCATGTACCCATTAATTTCTTTATGAAACATGTTTTTGTGTCCTTCATGAAAAAAtatagttttttcttttttgtacgaCACTGGAATGCATGTTTTTGCACTAGAATTAACGGTTTTGCTAAGTCTCACTAGACTGAGATTTCTTTATGTCCGAGAAAAGTGCAACACAGTtaaaaaaagtgcaactcattACACTTGCACTTTTTTAGCAAAAGAGTGCAATtgcatttttcaaaaaaaaaattatggttACATTTTTATTTGCGTACCGAGACTTAAGAGTTAACACTGAGAATTCTAGTGGGCCGGCGCGACACGGTCTAGACATGCATAGTGCAAAGCATGGCCGATGCGGCCCAGATTCCTTTTATGCGGGCCCACATGTCCTAAACTGCACAAAAACACGACACAAACACTTTTCGTGCCTGGTTCGGTGGCCCGAAAGACTGCTTAAATACGGCCACGACGGAGGCATGGAACTGCGTCGGGAAGTTTAAAAAAGCCTGGCATGCTGCTGGCTTCGTGCCTAGCATGGCCCGAttaaagttgtttcatgaaaaactgACACCTTGCGTGTTAtgtgtaaaaaaacaaaatttggtgcttAAATAAAGTTTTTTCACGAGAcatttctttgtttttttacATATGACATAAAATATATCAGTTTCCCACGAAACTTGCCATGCACATATAATGTTGACATGTACGagtcaaattttgttttaaattttttcaaCATTTCTAAATGTTTATCTCAGGTaggaggagcatatgctcccaagtTCAAAACTGAAGAGAAGGTGTTGTTCTTCAGAGGTTTCCGTTTCCAGTTCAGTTCCGCTACGCGAACGCTGCCTGGAGCTCCGGCCTCGCTGCTCCTTCCTCCCCctgccggcctcctccacctcctctgcGCCtctacctccacctccacctccaccgcagcgcgAGTACTGCCCTTCTTCCTCCACCCCTACCTCAAAGACCCCGCCGTCCCGGCTCTTCCACGGCCAGGACCTCTGCCAGGCCCCGCTCGCGGCGGGATCCGGAACAACGGCGCAGCAGCACCATATCGACCACGACGTTGAAACAAACCAAGAAACCTGCTAAGAAAAACCAAATGTCCCAGAAGCACGCGACCACACTCATCAAGTCCCTGTGCGCGGGCGGCGCGCTGCGCCAAGCCCGCGCCGTGTTCGACGGAATGCGCGCCCGGGACGTCGTGGCGTGGACGGCCATGCTCTCCGGCTACGCCTCCAACGGCTGCCACGGCGACGCGCTGGACCTCTTCCGCGGCATGCTCGCGGCGGGGGTCGGCCCCAACGAGTTCACGCTGTCCAGCGTCCTGACCGCGTGCCGTGGCGGCGGCACGTGTGCGGCTGGCGGCTGCGACCCATCATCGCTGCACGCTGTCGCGGTGCGGCGGGGCGTGGATCGCATGCCCTACGTCGTCAACGCGCTCATTGATGCCTACGCCTCCCGCCGAGAGGGCGTGGCGGACGCGAGGACGCTGTTTGATGCGTTGGGGAGTGCGCGCACGGATGCATCGTGGACGTCGATGATCGCTGGGTATGCCCGGTGGAGACAGGAGCACGTGGGGCTACAGTTATTCCGAACAATGATTCAGGTGAGATATCTCTGACCAAGTGACTGTTCTAACGGTCTTGTATTTCTTATCTGCTCTGCTTTGTACCATTTCGTATCTCAGTGTTTCAGTACTCTGTACAGAGAATATTTTTTGTTGCAGACTTTATGGGCTATAATTTGATAAAATCAAATCTGTGATATTCATTGTTGAAATGGTTCAAACAACATGAAATTGGTCAAACGCTACCTGGATTTGCCACATCAAGTTGGTATTTCTTGATTCGTTATGAAGTATGATATCCTGTAACATCTAACTATAAAAGAATGCCATAATGTTACCTTTACTCCGTGAGAACTCTACGAGTGCTCCAAATGACACCTGTGGTTTCTGAAGTCTAAACTTTGGATCACTGCGGAGTTCATTTTATGATTTTGGTACTCTTCGAGTTGACGGTTTGTTTTGGATCTCAGTACTAGCTGAGTTCGTGTGAATGATAGCATATTAACAGTTGGCAGTAGTAGCAAAACATGTCATTATGCCATTTTCTGTTGTTATGCCCTAGTAAATGTTAAAAGAACACACCATATGCTAATGTTTGTCAGTTTTGCTTGTGCATGAATTTCTGCGCACATTTGTTCTCATGGCCCGTCATCTGCTTTTTCTATGGTGCAGGTTGGTGTTGAGCTTAGCCCATTTACTTGCTCTATTGCACTACATGCATGTGTTTCCATAGCCAACTTACGTATCGGACAGCAGCTTCATCTACTGTCCTTAAAGAAAGCTCTCAGTGCAAACCTTGCTGTTGCCAATGCTCTGATCCACGTGTACTGCAATTGTGCACACCTTTTGGATGCAAGGAGGATTTTTGACGAAATTCCTGAGAAGAATTCGGTCACCTGGAATACCTTGATTGCTGGCTATAGCCAATGCAATCCACTAATGGCCTTGCAGCTTTTTCGTGACATGAATCTTCAGCAAAATTGCTTCACCCTGACTAGTATTACATCGTCCTGTGCTGGTGTTGCAGCTCTGAGACTCGGGAAGCAGGTCCATGGGGCTGTCCTTCGGAGAAACTATGGTGAGGACCTACAGTTGAGCAATGCCTTGGTGGACATGTACTCCAAGTGTGGGAGCATAGCAGATGCAAAGAGAATGTTCAACAGGATGGGTTGCAAGGATAAATTATCATGGACAGCAATGATTTGTGGGTATGGGATGAATGGGTACGCCAATGAGGCCATCCAGCTTTTCAGTTCCATGATCCATGCAGGGGTTTGTCCTGACCATGTTGTGTTCCTGGCCCTGATAAGTGCTTGCAGCCATGCTGGTCTAGTAGATGAAGGATGGAACTTCTTCAGGTCAATGACAACTGAGTATAAGATACAGCCTAAGAAAGAGGTTTATGGGTGTGTCATCAATCTCCTTGCACGGGCAGGGAGGCTGAGAGAAGCATTTGACCTTATCAATAGAATGCCATTTGCTCCTGATGAATCTATTTGGGGAGCATTGCTTGGTGCCTGCAAGATGCACAAGAATGTGGAGCTGGGCAGATTGGTTGCAAGAAGGATCATCGAGGTCAATCCTGATGGAGCAAAGACTTACATCCTACTTGCGAATATATATGCTGCAGGTAACAAATGGGGTGAGTATGCTGTCACGAGGAGGCTGTTGAGAGGCATAGGGAACAGGAAGGAAGCTGGAATCAGCTGGATAGACGTAAACGATAAGATGTATAGCTTTAACACAGCTGACAGTAGCAGCTGTCAAGTTAGTTTGGCAGATGAGGTGTTGCAGATCTTGGCTCGACACATGCATGGCGCTAGAGCTGATTTCTCCCAGGATTTTTCAGAATCACATGATCAGTTTGTACTTGGACGATCATTAGTTGGAGCAAAACATATGCATAAATGAATGCTGCAGGTTGTGATGCTGATAGTACCTGTTCAGAGCCAAGCTACTGTGAAGTGTGAACTCAAGTTAGACCATCCACACGGGTGGAAAGTCGGTTTGAATGCCTGATGGAATCTGTTAAAAATCGTTGGAGCTAGGTGAATCATGGTGTCAGAAAGAAAAGTGAACCATATTGTTGGTTTGTTTCGAAGGAATCAATGTACAAGGGGCAGGGAAACTTGGCGCACATGGAAAAGAAGAACAGTAAGAGATTGCTTGGAAACGGAAGAAGCGGCAAAAGGCTGAATGCATGTATTTATTAATCATGGGCCAATATAAAAACCGATTTTAACATTGGAGTGAAACGAGAGAGATTCCAAGGTCTGCCATTTTTCCTCCGAATCGGTTCAACATAGTGGATGGTCTTACAGAAAACCTTGCACAGGTACATTTCAGCTTAAGCAAAAAATTGAAGTAGTTGTGTAAGAAATACACAGAATTATCTTTATGCAAaaatttccttttctatttttatgACTTCCTCACTTGCACCTAGGCAACATGTACCTTTGGCCTTATCATATTTCCTACTCATAAAGTTGGAGATGGTGGTGAGTTTACTCTACCACCACTGTTATATAATATAGGTGGTACCAACATCTTAAAAGGCCTTGAATAAACAATTACAACCATCCATACATGTTATACTCATACGTAGGACCAATAGTTTTTGCAacacacacataaatatatacacTTCTACTCTCATAGAAACCAACCCTTTTTTTACCGGAGCCACACGACAGAATGGTTCCATGTCGTGTCTCGCCTACGCGGACACCGGGGATGAACACACCCCCATTTCTTGTTGGTTAGTGGGCACGAAGGCGTTTCGGCCTCAACGCCGCCTTAGGATCATTCCTAGGCGGAGCAGGATCATACACAAAGCACACACGATCATTTTTTACCCCGGTTCAGGCCGCCCTTCGGCTAATAGTCCTACGTCCTGCTTTGGTGGATTATCTTCTGGATACAAAGTACAATGGAGATGAACTCTTGGCCGGGAGGATGCTTTGATCAGCTCCTACACCGCCCGGACTTCCTCGATCTTttcctcactctctctctctctcaatcttGGCCTTGACGTTGTCAAGAACAAAGCTCTAACTCTCTCAATGTAGCTCTCTCGACGtagctcccctctctctctctctctctctctctctctctctctctctctctctctctctctctctctctctctctctctctctctctctctctctctctctctctctcgatgtgATCTTCTTTCACGCAATGATCCTCTTCTAGCGTAAAGCCCCCTTCTGCTAAGAGTGAATCTCTGgcttatctataatatctaaataggagcaacccactaggtctaattctctcaacatgcaagctatccacctcaACAAGTACCTTTGAGCAATCCTAGCATGCCACGTTAGCGTTTCTGCCACATCAGCCTAATAAAAAAAATGCAGGCCACCATTATGTTCAGCGCGTTCAATTCCCTTCCGTTCACGTCAAAAAAATCCCTTCGGTTCAGCTTCCTGTAACAATGCCATGTTTTATTTCCTCCTGCCTCCACGGCACTACTCCATTAGTCGGTCTCTTGCCTTCTGAGCATGCATTAATTTATGAGGAACTGTTGGTCTTTTCCTCTCCCTTTCTTCTGGCTTCATGACTCGATGTATCTTCACGGTTAATCCCCTCCCATTTCTCATCTCAGTGGTCTCACCCTTCGTCTGGGTCAACACAACAACAACCTTCCAGTATCTTCCAATGGTTCTTGCTGTTTACTGAATCAA contains:
- the LOC124660914 gene encoding noroxomaritidine synthase-like codes for the protein MGSFWSFLVSYPEVYLSISCFLCISLIRLIRRCQKSDIPVNWPVVGMLPFLLRNMYHIHDKVAGFLHEAGWNSMVFGPWFLNMNFFVTCDPATANHCLNANFKKYPKGNDFAEMLDFLGGAILVSDFESWEYQRHMVMVNLGSRVFRSFAMSTITRKASTTLLPYLDDMAKLGSEVELEGVFMRFFLDVTYTSAFATDLDCLSMSRPIHAFGQATKEVEEGVLFRHMMPPSLWKFLRVLNVGSEKKMANARVVIDRFIYEEIAKRKTKRNKESQGDVLSLLMKWPMDPSMSEQQMTLFRRDTVMAFIFATKDLIAVTLTWFFYMMCKHPHVEARILEEVKALQSTTLPGNLSVFEGDMLRRAIYLQAALLETLRLFPAAPFEEVEACADDVLPNGARISKGTRIVFSIYAMGRAEGIWGKDCLEFRPERWVSKSGGLRHVPGYKFLAFNSGPRSCVGKNLALSNMKMVAASIIYNFKMELVEGHTVMPQSSIVLHTRNGVMVRLKRREAAA
- the LOC124659863 gene encoding noroxomaritidine synthase-like, which produces MGFFWSFLLSYPEIFLALSCFFCLYLFRLVRQCQKSAIPVNWPVVGMLPFLVRNLYHIHDKVTDMLREAGCTFRIIGPWFLNMNFLATCDPATVNHCFNTNFHNYPKGSEFAEMFDILGEGLLVADSESWEYQRRVAMQIFASRAFRSFSMSTITRKAGTVLLPYLDHMAKHGSQVELEGVFMRFSLDVSYSTVFATDLDCLSVSRPIPLFGQATKEVEEGMLFRHVVPPSLWKLLRTLKVGSEKKMANARVVIDQFIYEEISKRKAQAEKESQGDVLSMYMKWPMDPSMSEQQKTQFLRDTVVGFIFAGKDLVAVTLTWFFYMMCKHPHVEAKILEEIKALRSTTWPGNLSVFECETIRPAIYLQAALLETLRLFPATPFEEKEALNDDVLPNGTRVSKGTRIIFSLYAMGRIEGIWGKDCAEFRPERWVSKSGRLRHEPSYKFLAFNSGPRSCLGKDLGLNNMKIAAASIIYNFKVELVEGHAVMPESSVILHTRNGMMVRLKRREAAA